The Candidatus Hydrogenedentota bacterium genome includes a region encoding these proteins:
- a CDS encoding PDZ domain-containing protein — protein MKVKRILTFCFAVVTLAGTAQSQALPASLVEDAYSRISPAVCIVSYSSDITNPSTGQSSKRNTRALGLLVSPDGMVMAHGHMELEDSEPFNIKVTVGSGELEKEYDAKLLKKPEDVNICFLKIQTDTPTQFPFASFATEKLNLGEEVAIIGLLGETLDFSKSVIVRHVGAILEKPRTTYCIDERLLFGYVGGPVINASGKVIGVIGFDLTPNEGGELYVRSGHPLIYQTDLFERYIKNPPVEGEEQGSKEDAFLGVFTQPLTDDLAEYWNLPQKGGVVVGTVIAASPAEAAGLKLGDVIVSFNNVPVTAKLDRDIVGFTKLVRDTGVGKPVPVKLIRDGQPLEISLTLTPRPKSAKDAGEFEDKTFGLTVREITTDVRILLNLSEDVQGVIVRRVKSGSWAELAGIIPGTIILNFGDYPVTNLKEFQDAVAKVSEAKPNEFSAFCRVGARTGFYRIRPRWNNGTTN, from the coding sequence ATGAAGGTTAAACGAATTCTCACGTTCTGTTTCGCAGTGGTGACCTTAGCAGGTACGGCGCAGTCGCAAGCGTTGCCGGCTTCGCTGGTAGAGGATGCCTACTCGCGAATTTCGCCTGCAGTTTGTATTGTGAGTTACTCGTCCGATATCACGAATCCCTCCACCGGACAGAGTTCAAAGCGGAACACCCGCGCCCTCGGGTTGCTCGTGTCACCCGACGGGATGGTGATGGCGCACGGACACATGGAGTTGGAGGACTCGGAACCATTCAACATCAAAGTGACGGTGGGTTCCGGAGAATTGGAAAAGGAATATGACGCCAAGTTGCTGAAGAAACCGGAGGACGTCAACATCTGCTTCTTGAAGATTCAGACTGATACGCCTACCCAGTTTCCATTCGCAAGCTTCGCTACCGAGAAGCTCAACTTGGGCGAGGAAGTGGCGATTATAGGACTGCTTGGAGAGACGCTCGACTTCAGCAAATCCGTCATTGTGCGCCATGTCGGGGCGATTCTGGAAAAGCCGCGCACCACCTATTGCATAGACGAACGTCTGCTCTTTGGGTACGTGGGCGGGCCGGTCATTAATGCGAGCGGCAAAGTAATAGGCGTTATCGGTTTTGACTTAACGCCCAACGAAGGCGGTGAATTGTATGTGCGCAGTGGACATCCGCTGATTTATCAAACGGATCTCTTCGAGCGCTACATCAAGAATCCGCCCGTTGAAGGGGAAGAGCAAGGCTCAAAGGAAGATGCCTTCCTGGGGGTGTTCACCCAGCCACTAACGGACGATTTGGCGGAGTACTGGAACCTGCCTCAAAAGGGAGGTGTGGTTGTGGGCACTGTTATCGCGGCATCGCCGGCTGAGGCCGCGGGATTGAAGCTTGGCGATGTGATTGTGAGTTTCAACAACGTTCCCGTGACGGCCAAGCTCGATCGCGACATTGTCGGATTCACGAAGCTTGTGCGCGACACAGGAGTTGGCAAGCCTGTGCCCGTGAAATTGATTCGCGACGGCCAACCGCTTGAGATATCGCTAACCCTGACGCCGCGGCCGAAGTCGGCGAAAGATGCCGGTGAGTTCGAAGACAAGACTTTCGGGCTGACCGTGCGAGAGATCACGACCGACGTACGTATCCTGCTCAATTTGTCCGAAGATGTGCAGGGTGTCATAGTGCGTCGCGTGAAATCGGGTAGCTGGGCAGAGCTCGCGGGAATCATCCCCGGTACTATCATTCTCAACTTCGGGGACTATCCCGTGACGAACCTGAAAGAATTCCAGGACGCAGTCGCCAAGGTATCGGAAGCCAAGCCGAACGAGTTTTCAGCCTTCTGCAGGGTTGGCGCGCGTACGGGCTTCTACCGCATACGCCCCCGCTGGAACAATGGTACGACCAATTAG
- a CDS encoding CDGSH iron-sulfur domain-containing protein, producing the protein MPDPVIADRKPAVLELEPGTYWWCRCGRSKDQPWCDGSHKGSEFSPLEVTIAEKRSYAMCQCKHSDKSPFCDGTHKRI; encoded by the coding sequence ATGCCGGACCCCGTCATCGCCGATCGGAAACCTGCGGTTCTCGAACTGGAGCCGGGCACATACTGGTGGTGCCGATGTGGGCGTTCGAAAGATCAGCCATGGTGCGACGGATCGCACAAGGGCTCCGAATTTTCCCCGTTGGAAGTGACTATCGCGGAGAAGCGCAGTTACGCTATGTGCCAGTGTAAGCATAGCGACAAGTCCCCGTTCTGCGACGGCACACATAAGCGCATATAG
- a CDS encoding NAD(P)-dependent oxidoreductase, with translation MRILITGASGNLGSGLVEELEGHHELVLSDVCDMRTAHTFRQADLRKLEEVLPIAEGCELIVHTPAWHGMHGGQKNEAEYWQLNVDGSFHVFQSALAHSVHQMVWVSSVAIAGWERDKYGFSKFIGEHLCGYYHRVHGLRIGILRPWDFTPFGDDFVRYGERLLTGGVDRRDVIGATLRLIELVSQGTLDFDCFEIGKDHPFSLEDCERFANDPKGIIESYWPGYGDLIDKYALRFPEHPILSDISRTKEVLGYAPKYNFGTFLEELRDRDERGIPVR, from the coding sequence ATGCGCATACTCATCACGGGAGCTTCTGGAAACCTTGGATCCGGACTCGTTGAAGAACTCGAAGGACACCACGAGCTTGTACTGTCCGACGTGTGCGACATGCGCACCGCCCATACCTTCCGTCAAGCCGACTTGAGAAAGCTAGAGGAAGTTCTTCCCATTGCGGAGGGATGCGAGCTAATCGTGCACACGCCCGCTTGGCATGGGATGCACGGAGGACAGAAGAATGAGGCCGAATACTGGCAATTGAACGTCGACGGATCGTTTCATGTGTTTCAATCGGCTTTGGCACACAGCGTACATCAGATGGTATGGGTCTCCAGTGTCGCGATCGCCGGCTGGGAACGGGACAAGTATGGCTTCAGCAAGTTCATAGGCGAACACCTGTGCGGGTATTATCATCGAGTTCATGGGTTGCGAATCGGGATCCTTCGTCCGTGGGATTTCACGCCTTTTGGCGATGACTTCGTGCGATACGGAGAACGACTCCTTACTGGGGGTGTCGACCGAAGAGACGTAATCGGGGCAACGCTTCGCCTGATAGAGCTTGTGAGTCAAGGGACTCTGGATTTCGACTGCTTCGAAATTGGGAAAGATCATCCATTCTCACTGGAAGACTGTGAACGGTTCGCCAACGATCCGAAGGGAATCATTGAATCGTATTGGCCTGGATATGGCGACTTAATTGACAAGTACGCGCTGCGTTTTCCTGAGCATCCAATCTTGAGCGATATCTCGAGGACAAAGGAAGTACTGGGATACGCTCCCAAGTACAACTTCGGGACGTTCTTGGAAGAGCTTCGGGATCGCGATGAGAGAGGTATTCCGGTTCGGTAG
- a CDS encoding glycosyltransferase family 39 protein, giving the protein MSTSDKKQREENEAGATPIPFQRGVIAMQLLLIVFFSLLFFLSVLAAPLYKSALGGFIGANALPIHTGMLIVLAAQFVWISSRGKGRSSADCWSYFAIFALFLIGVCAFISVARGLNHWGILIGHDEPQYFSYLHSWVFDHDLSFENEYREIPNTWKSMQEDHPERPDYNVAPIGSAVIWLPFYLTALVFLHLVNALGVAVPLNGMSSPYAMAAAFGSHVAAAIGMALIYATLRKWFSVRASLITILFLWTSTPLIWYLTDQPWMSHAPDFFAVALVLWFWLRFRERWTLWTWIGFGATIGLASLVRPNHITLIIIPISEVIVASSGARAKTAIGVLLCAGAMLLTFLPQIITHAVREDWAHKGIHFPPGSPMEWAHPAITEVLFSAHHGLFAWHPVLLFGFIGVLTLWPRSRYIAVVCAVILALSVYMNAAIQAWWAGGSFGMRRFAGDMPFMAPGFAAFGVWFVGFCRKRPFIPAAFVVVLTFLYNVTLQKQMREGYTDSLLPVTFQRIWSHSATLLHDMIGNPFSFPANAWFAFKHDTPLSQYDYVAGVPPRPDMYVEGLDQKPFLGKGWLMSMQIAAQNDGGFVATEKVCTLLFQLKWGHSYRIKLAMVPPSRLEKDQGVAFAVNGVSLGAAVLKQHTRSELTLTVPESAVRQGLNTLSLTFDNVLETPRAGVRGGPQGGRGFPMETSQPLRNAGSLLTFGIETADAPPSPAQSPQPQ; this is encoded by the coding sequence GTGTCGACTTCAGACAAAAAGCAACGTGAAGAAAACGAGGCAGGTGCAACGCCGATTCCATTTCAGCGCGGCGTAATCGCCATGCAACTCTTATTGATCGTTTTTTTCTCTCTACTGTTCTTTCTGTCTGTGCTGGCAGCGCCGCTATACAAGAGTGCTCTCGGTGGTTTCATCGGCGCGAATGCGCTACCGATTCACACGGGAATGCTCATCGTACTTGCCGCTCAGTTCGTTTGGATATCGAGCCGCGGCAAAGGACGTTCGAGCGCTGATTGCTGGTCCTATTTCGCCATCTTCGCCCTCTTTCTCATCGGAGTCTGCGCGTTCATTTCGGTAGCGCGCGGTCTTAATCATTGGGGCATTCTGATTGGCCACGATGAGCCTCAATACTTCTCATACCTACATTCCTGGGTCTTCGATCACGATCTCAGCTTCGAGAATGAATATCGTGAGATTCCGAATACGTGGAAATCCATGCAGGAAGACCATCCCGAGCGACCGGACTACAACGTCGCGCCGATTGGAAGCGCTGTTATCTGGTTACCCTTCTATTTGACCGCATTGGTCTTTCTGCACCTCGTGAATGCGCTTGGGGTAGCTGTACCACTGAATGGAATGTCGAGTCCATACGCGATGGCGGCTGCATTCGGCAGCCATGTCGCCGCCGCAATTGGAATGGCCCTGATTTACGCAACGCTTCGCAAGTGGTTTTCGGTGCGGGCGTCGCTGATAACGATTCTGTTTCTGTGGACGTCGACTCCGTTGATTTGGTACCTCACCGACCAACCTTGGATGTCGCACGCACCTGACTTTTTTGCAGTCGCGCTCGTGCTTTGGTTCTGGTTACGATTTCGGGAGCGATGGACACTTTGGACTTGGATAGGTTTTGGCGCGACGATCGGACTGGCCTCACTCGTTCGCCCAAATCACATCACGCTAATAATCATTCCCATCTCGGAAGTCATTGTTGCCTCTAGCGGGGCTCGCGCCAAGACGGCAATAGGCGTATTGCTCTGCGCAGGCGCCATGCTTCTCACGTTCTTGCCTCAGATCATCACGCACGCCGTCCGTGAGGATTGGGCGCACAAAGGTATTCACTTTCCACCGGGAAGTCCTATGGAATGGGCGCATCCGGCAATCACAGAAGTGCTGTTTTCGGCTCATCACGGCCTGTTCGCGTGGCACCCGGTGCTTCTGTTTGGATTCATTGGGGTACTCACATTATGGCCTCGGTCGCGCTACATAGCTGTCGTCTGCGCGGTCATTCTTGCCCTCAGCGTATACATGAATGCCGCAATCCAGGCATGGTGGGCGGGTGGATCATTTGGCATGCGTCGGTTTGCGGGAGACATGCCCTTCATGGCGCCGGGCTTCGCCGCATTCGGCGTTTGGTTCGTTGGATTCTGCCGCAAGAGGCCCTTCATTCCCGCGGCGTTTGTTGTTGTCTTGACATTTCTCTACAACGTTACGTTGCAGAAGCAAATGCGCGAAGGGTACACGGATTCGTTGTTGCCCGTGACATTTCAGCGGATATGGTCGCACTCCGCAACCTTGCTCCATGACATGATCGGCAATCCCTTCTCGTTTCCCGCAAACGCGTGGTTCGCATTCAAGCACGATACACCTTTGTCGCAATACGACTACGTGGCAGGAGTCCCTCCGCGCCCCGACATGTATGTGGAAGGCCTCGATCAGAAGCCATTCCTGGGCAAAGGATGGTTGATGAGCATGCAGATCGCCGCCCAGAACGACGGTGGATTCGTCGCGACGGAGAAGGTGTGTACGCTGCTGTTTCAATTAAAATGGGGGCACTCGTACCGAATCAAGCTCGCCATGGTGCCTCCGTCGAGACTCGAGAAAGACCAAGGAGTCGCCTTTGCAGTAAATGGGGTTTCGCTGGGCGCGGCTGTCTTGAAGCAGCACACCCGTTCGGAATTGACGCTCACGGTTCCCGAGAGCGCCGTGCGTCAAGGATTAAATACACTATCACTCACATTCGATAACGTATTGGAAACACCGCGAGCCGGCGTGCGTGGCGGCCCGCAAGGGGGTCGGGGTTTCCCGATGGAGACCAGTCAACCCCTGAGGAATGCCGGGTCACTGCTGACATTCGGCATCGAAACCGCGGACGCGCCACCCTCTCCGGCGCAATCACCTCAACCCCAATAG